Proteins co-encoded in one Sporosarcina sp. FSL K6-1522 genomic window:
- a CDS encoding glutamate-1-semialdehyde 2,1-aminomutase, with protein MNRTLSEQIYNEACEHIVGGVNSPSRGYRAVGGGAPTVMERAEGAYFWDVDGNKYIDYLAAYGPIITGHAHPHITKAIVEAATTGVLYGTPTRHEVKFAKMLKEAMPSMDKVRFVNSGTEAVMTTIRVSRAYTGRTKIMKFAGCYHGHSDLVLVAAGSGPATLGTPDSAGVPKSIAEEVITIPFNDPQAYQEAMDKWGDEIACVLVEPIVGNFGIVEPNEGFLPLVHKLAAEKGALIVYDEVITAFRFHYGGAQNLLGLTPDLTAFGKIIGGGLPIGAYGGKKEIMEQVAPLGPAYQAGTMAGNPASMLAGIACLEVLQEPGIYEEMNRLGGILETGILKSAQEHGITLTTNRLGGGLTLFFTDVKVENYEQAEATDGEVFAKFFKLMLKNGVNLAPSKYEAWFLTTAHTEQDIKDTLVAVDKSFKELATILND; from the coding sequence ATGAACAGAACACTTTCAGAACAAATTTATAATGAGGCATGCGAACATATTGTAGGTGGAGTTAACAGTCCATCTCGCGGTTATCGCGCAGTTGGCGGCGGGGCTCCTACAGTAATGGAGCGTGCAGAAGGCGCTTATTTCTGGGACGTCGATGGCAACAAATACATCGATTACCTTGCAGCATATGGTCCAATCATCACAGGTCATGCGCACCCACATATTACAAAGGCTATTGTCGAAGCTGCAACAACAGGCGTCCTTTACGGTACACCGACTCGTCATGAAGTGAAATTTGCTAAAATGCTAAAAGAAGCGATGCCAAGCATGGATAAAGTACGTTTTGTCAACTCTGGTACAGAAGCAGTTATGACAACAATCCGTGTTTCTCGTGCTTACACAGGTCGCACGAAAATCATGAAATTTGCCGGTTGCTACCATGGTCATTCGGATCTTGTCCTCGTTGCAGCAGGTTCTGGTCCAGCTACGCTTGGGACACCTGATTCTGCTGGTGTTCCAAAATCTATCGCTGAAGAAGTCATTACGATTCCATTCAATGATCCACAAGCTTACCAAGAAGCAATGGACAAATGGGGAGACGAAATTGCCTGCGTACTCGTTGAACCAATCGTTGGGAACTTCGGAATCGTCGAACCAAACGAAGGATTCCTACCACTCGTCCATAAGTTAGCTGCCGAAAAAGGCGCATTGATTGTTTATGATGAAGTAATTACGGCATTCCGCTTCCATTACGGCGGAGCACAAAACCTACTTGGGCTCACACCAGATTTAACAGCTTTCGGAAAAATCATTGGTGGCGGTCTGCCGATTGGTGCATATGGTGGTAAAAAAGAAATTATGGAACAAGTTGCTCCATTAGGGCCTGCGTATCAAGCTGGAACAATGGCTGGAAATCCTGCTTCCATGCTTGCAGGAATTGCTTGCCTAGAAGTACTGCAAGAGCCTGGCATCTATGAAGAAATGAATCGCCTGGGCGGAATTCTTGAAACGGGTATTTTAAAATCCGCACAAGAGCATGGCATTACGTTAACAACAAATCGTCTCGGTGGTGGCCTCACACTCTTCTTCACGGACGTCAAAGTCGAAAACTATGAACAAGCTGAAGCAACTGATGGCGAAGTATTTGCGAAGTTCTTCAAACTTATGCTGAAAAATGGCGTGAACCTGGCGCCATCAAAATACGAAGCTTGGTTCTTAACAACAGCTCATACAGAGCAAGACATTAAGGATACACTCGTTGCTGTCGATAAATCCTTCAAAGAACTTGCAACAATTTTAAATGATTGA
- the bcp gene encoding thioredoxin-dependent thiol peroxidase: protein MTTLEGLHAPDFSLLDEKGEMISLKDFAGEKHVVLYFYPKDSTPGCTTQACDFRDAYEDFSKLNAVILGVSPDSQASHEKFIGKHGLPFSLLIDDAHEVAEKYGVWKLKKMFGKEYMGIERSTFLIDPTGTVVKEWRKVKVKGHIEEALATLEQLTKA, encoded by the coding sequence ATGACGACACTTGAAGGGTTGCATGCACCTGATTTTTCATTGCTAGATGAAAAGGGAGAAATGATTTCGTTAAAAGACTTTGCGGGTGAAAAACATGTGGTGCTTTATTTTTATCCGAAAGATTCAACACCAGGCTGTACGACGCAAGCATGTGATTTTCGTGATGCCTATGAAGATTTCAGTAAGCTGAATGCAGTCATTTTAGGAGTAAGCCCAGATAGTCAGGCTTCGCATGAGAAATTTATTGGTAAGCATGGTTTGCCGTTTTCGTTGCTAATCGATGATGCGCATGAAGTTGCGGAGAAATATGGCGTCTGGAAATTGAAGAAGATGTTTGGCAAGGAGTATATGGGCATTGAGCGCTCGACGTTTTTGATTGATCCAACGGGGACTGTTGTGAAGGAATGGCGTAAGGTGAAAGTAAAGGGACATATAGAGGAAGCGCTTGCAACATTGGAGCAACTGACAAAGGCTTAA
- a CDS encoding D-2-hydroxyacid dehydrogenase: MNILFTFDPKDHQKAGLLERFPEVSFYYSKEPTAQSVANANVIVTYGEDIDADLLERAKKLEWLMIASAGVEKMPLADIAARELMMTNVRGIHKTPMAESALAHILALKRSLPLLYERQRSKEWNRQVGSRELRGSTALILGPGAIGSEMGRLLQAFGVRTIGCNRSGRASDSMDEMITFDGLIDALPEADYVISVLPSTQETQQLLTEEHFKAMKETAVFMNFGRGDLVDEEVLLAALKNGEIGHAVLDVFATEPLPVDNELWTLANCTISPHVSSLSGKYVERALDIFEENLAKWLQGDRELVNIVDAKKGY; the protein is encoded by the coding sequence ATGAATATACTATTCACGTTTGATCCGAAAGACCATCAGAAAGCAGGCTTGCTGGAGAGGTTTCCAGAAGTATCTTTCTACTATAGTAAAGAACCGACAGCGCAGTCAGTGGCGAACGCAAATGTAATTGTCACTTACGGGGAAGATATCGATGCCGATTTACTGGAACGGGCGAAGAAGCTCGAATGGCTAATGATTGCATCCGCGGGCGTGGAAAAAATGCCGCTTGCCGACATTGCGGCACGAGAGCTGATGATGACAAACGTTCGTGGTATTCATAAAACACCAATGGCGGAATCAGCCCTTGCACATATTTTGGCGTTGAAGCGCTCGCTTCCATTACTTTATGAACGACAACGGTCGAAGGAATGGAATCGTCAAGTTGGTTCACGTGAATTGAGAGGATCTACTGCGCTGATTTTGGGACCGGGGGCAATTGGTTCCGAAATGGGGCGATTACTTCAAGCATTCGGTGTCCGTACGATAGGTTGCAATCGGTCGGGACGGGCCAGTGATTCAATGGATGAAATGATTACATTTGATGGATTGATCGACGCACTACCAGAGGCGGATTATGTCATTTCAGTATTGCCGAGTACGCAAGAGACGCAACAACTGTTAACAGAAGAGCATTTTAAGGCGATGAAAGAGACTGCTGTCTTTATGAACTTTGGCCGAGGTGACCTTGTTGATGAAGAGGTGCTACTCGCTGCATTGAAAAACGGGGAGATTGGACATGCGGTTCTGGATGTGTTTGCGACCGAGCCGTTGCCGGTTGACAACGAGCTATGGACATTGGCGAATTGCACGATTTCCCCCCACGTATCGAGTTTATCGGGTAAGTATGTGGAAAGAGCACTGGATATATTTGAAGAGAATTTGGCGAAATGGCTACAAGGCGATCGTGAGCTTGTGAATATCGTGGATGCCAAGAAGGGTTATTAA
- the perR gene encoding peroxide-responsive transcriptional repressor PerR: MSEVKLKDALDALKKSGVRITPQRHAILEYLISTHSHPTADEIYKALEGDFPNMSVATVYNNLRVFRNAGLIKELTYGDASSRFDFVTHDHYHIICDECGTIVDFHHPRLEEVERLASHVTGFKVNSHRLEVYGTCPACASGVVSVN; this comes from the coding sequence ATGTCTGAAGTGAAATTGAAAGACGCGCTGGACGCATTGAAAAAAAGTGGTGTTCGAATTACACCACAGCGACATGCAATTTTAGAATATCTGATTTCTACTCATTCACATCCAACGGCTGATGAAATATATAAAGCACTTGAAGGCGACTTTCCTAATATGAGTGTTGCAACTGTTTACAATAACCTGCGTGTATTCCGAAATGCTGGACTCATCAAGGAGCTAACCTATGGAGATGCTTCAAGCCGTTTCGATTTTGTAACACATGATCATTATCATATTATCTGCGATGAATGCGGAACAATTGTTGATTTTCATCACCCGCGACTTGAAGAAGTTGAGCGTTTAGCTTCTCATGTAACGGGATTTAAAGTGAACTCACATCGTTTAGAAGTATACGGTACATGTCCAGCATGTGCTTCCGGCGTTGTAAGCGTGAACTAA
- a CDS encoding YgzB family protein: protein MKPYKNKINRIRSFALSLVFIGVVIMYIGIFFRSNEIVMLIFMVLGFLSIIASTVVYAWIGSLSTRAVQIQCPSCGKHTKMLGRVDMCGHCREPLTLDPSLEGKEFDVAYNRTKKTDIETKKESN from the coding sequence ATGAAACCATATAAAAATAAGATCAACCGGATACGTTCTTTCGCCCTATCGCTCGTATTTATCGGGGTTGTCATTATGTACATCGGGATTTTCTTCAGAAGCAATGAGATTGTTATGCTCATTTTCATGGTTCTTGGATTCCTCTCAATCATTGCAAGTACAGTGGTATATGCTTGGATTGGTTCATTATCAACACGAGCCGTACAGATTCAATGTCCAAGCTGTGGTAAGCATACAAAAATGCTAGGACGCGTTGACATGTGTGGCCATTGTCGAGAGCCCCTTACACTTGACCCTTCATTAGAAGGTAAAGAATTCGATGTCGCTTATAATCGCACGAAAAAGACAGACATTGAAACAAAAAAAGAATCCAACTAA
- a CDS encoding nucleotidyltransferase-like protein, producing MEQVLRPIYQERASFPETLGVILVEKRCKGDPVTDTFDAILLIITADEEIPIFTKHYTDGHEKAAMHVISEKQLKKWLLLGSQRKVVDWLFYGRVYFDRNEFVENLRREMQEYPFYGRKMKMGLELSKLVRGYIEGKTFFEQGNYMDAYHHVVKSLHHLARLAVIETGLFPEVTVWSQVKKIDPSIYKLYEELITSEEPLEKRLELLFLASEFFIHHRTADGARHIMDVLATKELWTIQELHEHEEARMYSIDLEVYIEFLIDKGFIQVVQSESKNELIFHRDYRVE from the coding sequence GTGGAACAGGTGCTAAGACCGATTTATCAAGAACGAGCAAGTTTTCCGGAAACGCTAGGTGTCATTCTAGTAGAGAAAAGATGTAAAGGGGATCCAGTTACGGACACGTTCGATGCAATTCTTCTTATCATTACTGCTGATGAAGAAATCCCTATATTCACGAAACACTATACGGACGGTCATGAGAAAGCAGCAATGCATGTAATTAGTGAAAAACAATTAAAGAAATGGCTCCTCCTTGGCTCACAACGAAAAGTGGTGGATTGGTTATTTTATGGGAGAGTGTATTTTGATCGGAATGAGTTTGTAGAGAATTTAAGAAGGGAAATGCAGGAGTATCCTTTTTACGGACGAAAGATGAAAATGGGACTTGAATTATCCAAGCTTGTTAGAGGCTATATAGAAGGCAAAACATTTTTTGAACAAGGAAACTATATGGATGCGTATCATCACGTTGTGAAATCACTTCATCATCTTGCGCGGTTAGCCGTTATTGAAACCGGTTTGTTTCCAGAAGTGACGGTATGGTCGCAAGTAAAGAAGATTGATCCTTCGATTTACAAGTTATATGAAGAATTGATTACGAGTGAGGAACCGCTAGAGAAACGACTGGAACTATTATTCCTAGCGAGCGAGTTCTTTATTCATCATCGTACGGCAGATGGTGCGCGGCACATAATGGACGTCTTGGCAACAAAAGAGCTATGGACGATACAGGAACTTCATGAGCATGAGGAAGCAAGAATGTATTCGATTGATCTGGAAGTGTATATTGAATTTCTTATTGATAAAGGATTTATCCAAGTTGTTCAAAGTGAATCTAAAAATGAATTGATTTTTCATAGAGACTATAGGGTAGAGTGA